TCCATCCCGGGCACATCACCGGCCCCGGCTGGGTGCCGGTGAACCCGGCGGGGAACGTCAACCCGGAGGTGTTCCAGCGGCTCGCCGAGGGCAGCGAGGTCGCGCTGCCGAACCTGGGCATGGAGACCGTGCAGCACGTGCACGCCGACGACGTCGCGCGGCTGTTCATGGACGCCCTGGCGAGCCCGTCGGCGGCCATCGGGGAGAGCTTCCACTCCGTGGCCACCACCGCGCTGACGCTGCGCGGGTTCGCGGAGGCGGTGGCGGGGTGGTTCGGGCGGGAGGCGCGGCTGACGTTCCTGCCGTGGGAGGAGTGGAAGGGCACGGTGTCGGAGTTCGACGCCCAGCTCACCTACGACCACATCCTGCACAGCCCGCACTGCAGCATGGAGAAGGCCGAGCGGCTGCTGGGGCACCGGCCCCGGTACACCTCGCTGGAGGCCGTCTCCGAGGCGGTCGACTGGCTGGTGCGGGCGGGGACCGTCAAGCCCTGAGCCCGGGGTCCCCGCGCCGTCACGTCAGCCGCCCAGCGGGCCGAACTCCTTGCGGGTGTCGATCACGTCGCCGAACAGCTCCCAGCGCTCTCCCTTGAACGTCATGAGCTGCATCGACTCGATCGGGAAGCCGTCACCCTGGGCGGTGTCCAGCGTCACCCCGGGCAGCAGCATGTCCACCTTGACCCCCTTGAGGTTGCGGACGGAGTCCCGCAGGCCCTCGCGGGTCGGGCACGCGGCCGCCTCCATGGCCTTGTGGAAGCTGCTCGCCGCCGCCCAGCCGAAGGTGTGGTAGGGCACGTTGACGTCGGCCCCGGGCGCGTACTGCTGCATCTTCTGCTTGTAGAGCTGCATCTCGGGGTCGTTCGCCCACGTCGGGTCGTTCGGGTCCTTGTAGTACGTGGCCGACACGACGCCCTGCACGTTCTCGAAGCCGACCGGCTTGAGCACCGTGATGGAGGCGGCGACGTTGTTGACGATGTGCAGCGGGTTCCACTTGGTGTTCTTGGCGTCGGCGGCCAGCGCCTGCGAGCCGAACTTGGGCGTGGTGATGTTGAGGAAGACGTCGGCCTTGGAGTCGGCCAGGTTGCGCATCTGCGGGTCGATGCTGGGGTCGGAGACCTCGTAGCTCTGCTCGGCCACGACCTGCACCTGCGTGCCTTCGAGGGCCCGCTTGAAGCCGCCGAGCAGGTCCTTGCCGAAGTCGTCGTTCTGGAAGAGGACGGCCACCTTGGCCTCGGGCTTCTCCTTCTTCAGGTAGGCCGCGTAGACGCGGGCCTCGGAGATGTAGTTGGGCTGCCAGCCGATCGTCCACGGGTGCGCGGTGTCGGTGCCCCAGATGGAGGCGCCGGTGGCCACGAAGACCTGCGGCACCTTGCGCTGGTTGGTGTAGTCCCAGGTGGCGGCGGTGGAGGGGGTGCCGAGCGTCTGGAACAGGGCGAAGACCTGCTCCTGCTCCACCAGCCTGCGGGCCTCCTCGACGGCCTTGGGCGGCGAGTAGCCGTCGTCGCGGACGACGAACTCGACCTTGCGCCCGCCGATGCCGCCCTTCTCGGCGTTGACGTAGTCGAAGTAGGCCTTGATGCCCTTGGGGATGTCCCCGTAGGCGGAGGCGGGGCCGGACAGCGGGTAGATGCCGCCCAGTTTGATGCTCTTGTCGGTGATGCCGGTGGTCTGTTGCCCCGCGCACTGCCCGCCCGCCGCCGCGGTGCCTCCGGTGCCGCCACCGGTGGCCGCCTCGCGCCCTCCGCAGGCGGCGACGGCGAGCAGTAACAGCGCCGCGCAGCCGATCGCAGAAACTCGCATCCCTCTTACTCCTTCCGGGGAATCTTCTTGATCAAGCGCCCGGCCAGGCCGGCCAGCCCCGTCGGGGCCACGTACATCACCGCGATGATCAGGAGGCCGAAGATGACGCCGGGCGCCGCGTCGTTGACGTCCTGGGAGATGCTCGGCACGAACATCACGAACAACCCGCCGAGCACGGGTCCGGACAGCGAGCCGAGCCCGCCGACGACCAGGCCGGCCAGCAGGGTGATCGACAGGTTGACGGTGAAGGAGTCAGGTGAGACGAACCCGATCACCCACGTGTAGACACACCCCGCCGCCCCGGCGAACATGGCACTCCAGGCGAACGCGAGCGTCTTGTAGAACGACAGCCGCACCCCCATGACCTCGGCCGCCGCCTCGTTGTCCCTGATGGCGTGCAGCGCCCGGCCCACCCGCGAGCGCAGCAGCGAGGCGGCCAGCAGGAACGCGGCGACGGTGACGGCCAGCGTGAGGAAGTACAGCCACTGGTCCTCGGCCAGCCCGCTCCACGCGGGCGGCGCCGGCTTGGGCAGCGTCAGGCCCATCGAGCCGCCGGTCAGCTCCTCGAACCGCTTGAGCAGCGGGACGAGGAAGATCGCGATGGCCAGCGTCACGAGCGCCAGGTACAGGCCGCGCAGCCGCATGGCGGGCACGCCCAGCGCCAGGCCGAGCAGGAACGCCACCGCCGCCGCGATGGGCAGGGTCAGCGGGTACGGCAGCGCCCACCGGTCCATCAGGATGGCCGCCGCGTACGCCCCGACGGCGAAGAAGGCGCCGTGGCCCAGGGAGATCTGCCCCGCGTGACCGACGAGGAGGTTGAGCCCGAGCAGCGCCACCGCGTACACCAGCACCATCGTGAGCTGGAAGACGTGGAAGGGGACGAGCTGGAACGGCGCGTAGAGCGCGGCGGCCAGGAGCAGGCCGAGCGCGGCCCACTTCCAGTCCGGCTTGCGCCGCTGCCTGACGGGCACCGGCTTGACCTCGACCTTCGTCGCGCTGCTCATGCCCGTTCCACCGCCGCCCGCCCGAAGAGCCCCTGAGGCCGCAGCAGCAGCACACCGAGGATGATCACCAGCGGCACCCCCACCTTGAGGTCGGATCCGATGACGCCGACGTAGGCCCCGGCGAGCGTCTCGGCGACGCCCACGACCAGCCCGCCGACGACGGCGCCGAGCGGGCTGTCGAAGCCGCCGAGCGTGGCGGCGGCGAAGGCGTAGATGAGGACGCCGCCCATCATGTTCGGCTCCAGGAACAGCAGCGGCGCCACCAGCACGCCGGACACGGCGCCCACGGTGGCGGCCAGGCCCCAGCCCAGCGCGAGCGTGCGGCCCACGCGGATGCCGACCAGCCGGGCGGAGGCGGGGTTGGTGGCCACGGCCCGCATGCCGAGCCCGATCTTGGTGTACTGGAAGAGCACGTAGAGCAGCCCCATGACCAGCCCCACCACGCCGAGCACGCCGAGGGTGGAGAAGCTCACGCTGATCCCCACCGCCTCCAGCGCGCCGCCGGGGAACGGGTTCGGGAAGTCCTTGATGAGGAACGTCCAGATCCAGCCGGCGGCGGCGTTGACGAAGATGAACAGCCCGACGGTGACGATCACGATGGTCAGCTCAGGCGCGCCCTCGACCGGCCGGATGATCACCCGTTCGATGAGCATCCCGCCCGCGAACGACACGACCAGCGTCACCACCAGCGCCAGCCAGAACGGCATGCCGGCGGCCACGCACTGCCAGGCGATGTAGGTGGAGAACATGGCCAGCTCGCCCTGGGCGAAGTTGACGATCCCGGTGAACTGGTAGATCAGCACCAGGGCCAGCGCCAGGCTGGCGTAGATGGCGCCCGCGCCGAGCCCCTCGACGACCTGCTGCAGGAATCCGGCCATCGCGTTACACCCGGTACCCGAGGTAGGACTGGGCGACCTGCTCGTCGGCCTGGATCTCCTCGGCCGTGCCCGACAGCACGATCCGCCCGGTCTCCAGGACGTGCGCCTGCTGGGCGATGCCCAGGGCGAGATGGGCGTTCTGCTCGACGACGACCACGGTGGTCCGCTCCTCTTCGTTGATGGTCTGGACGATGCGGAACAGCTCCCGGGTGACGAGCGGGGCCAGGCCCAGCGACGGCTCGTCGAGCAGCAGCACCCGGGGGCGCAGCATGAGGGCCCTGCCGAGGGCCAGCATCTGCTGCTCGCCGCCGCTGAGGCTGCCGGCGGCCTGCTTGAGCCGCTTCTTCAGGACCGGGAAATACTGGTGGATGCGTTCGAGGTCCTCGTCCACGGACGGGCCGCGCCGCACGTACGCGCCGAGCCGGAGGTTCTCCTCGACGGTCAGCGGCATGAACGTGCCGCGCCCCTCGGGCACGTGGGCGACGCCGAGCCGGGCGACGGCGTCGGGCGAGCGGCCGGTCAGCGCGACGCCGCCGAGCGTGATCGTGCCGCGCGTCCTGACCATGCCGGACAGGGCGCGCAGCAGCGTGGTCTTGCCCGCGCCGTTGGGGCCGAGGATCGCGCAGACCTCGCCCTCCTTCACGGTGAAGCGCACGCCGTGCAGCACCTCGGCGTCGCCGTAGCCGGCGACCAGGTCCTCCACCACCAGGTCCGCGCTCATGCCGCCGTCCCCAGGTACGCCTCGATGACGGCCGGGTCGCGCTGGACCTCTTCCGGTGGGCCCTCGGCGATCTTCCTGCCGAAGTCGAGGCAGACGATGCGCTCGCAGATGCCCATGACGAACCCCATGTGGTGCTCGACCACGATGACCGTCAGCCCGTACTCGGCGCGGATCGACTCCAGGGTGCCCGCGAACTCCTCGACCTCGGCCGCGTTCAGCCCGTTCACCGGCTCGTCCAGGAGCAGCAGCCGGGGGCGGACGATGAGGGCGCGGGCGAGCTCGACCCGCTTGAGGGTGCCGAACGGCAGCCCGGTCGCCGGGTGCGCGGCCACCTGGGTCAGGCCCAGCCGTTCCAGCACGGCGTCGGCCTCGGCGCGCAGCTCGCGTTCCTCACGGCTCACGCCCGGCAGCCGCAGCCCGGCGGAGAAGAAGCCGGCGCGGCCCCTGTGGTGCGCGCCGACCAGCACGTTGTCGCGTACGGACAGGCGGGGGAACAGGCCCAGGTTCTGGAAGGTCCTGGCGATCCCGAGGCCGACGATGGCGTGCGGCGCCACGGCGACCAGGTCCCTGCCCTCGTACGTGATCGTCCCGGACTGGGGGGTGTAGCGGCGGGTCAGGCAGTTGAACAGGGTGGTCTTGCCGGCGCCGTTCGGCCCGATGAGCCCCACCATCTCGCCGCCCGCCACCCCGAACCCCACGCCGTCCAGCGCGGTGATGCCGCCGAAGCGAACGGTAAGATCGTGTACCTCCAGCATCCGGCCTCCTGGAGAACAATGTTCTGATAGTGGCCTCAGCGTAGGAGCCGCTCGTCAAGAGCCGCATTGGGCACGGTGACCCAAGATGTTTCTGGCAAGTTGTCCTCTGAGCACAGGCTGGGTCTCATCCCGGTTACAACCCGTTGACCGTGCGGCGATGGCCATGGATCATCCCGGCATGTCCACTGGTTCGAGCACCGTGGAAGCCGCCGTACGCGCGGAACGCACACGCATCCTGTCCGGGTTGCTCGGCGACCTGCAGGAGCTGGCCGACGTCGCGGTCATGACGATGCGGGAGGAGATCCCCGCCTACGACGCCGAGGGGCCGGCCTTCCACGCCGACGTGCGGGACCAGGTGGTCAAGCACTACCGGGCCAAGCTCGGGGTGCTGCTGGAGGACCGTACGGTGACGTTCGAGGACATCTCGTTCACCCGGCGCGCCGCCATGCGCCGGGCCAGGGCCGGGGTGGCGCTGGCCGACTACATCAACGCCTTCCGGGTCGGGCAGCAGGTGTTCTGGGAGGCCGTGGTCGAGCGGGCCGGGCACGGCTACGCCGGGCGCGAGGCGGCGCTGTCGCTGGCGACGCCCCTCATGCGGTACTGCGACTTCGCCAGCACGCACGCCGCGAACGCGTACATGGAGTTCCAGCAGTACGCGGCGGCGGAGGCGGTGCGCGAGACCCGTGACCTGCTGGAGACGCTGCTGGCCGGCTGCGCGCCGACGCGGGGCAGGGAGGTGGCCGCGGCGCAGGCGCACGGCCTGGGTCAGGACGCGCGAACGCCGCTGCTGGTGGTGACCGCGGTGCTGGCGGGGCCGTCCGCGCACCCCGAGGACGCGCGGCACTCCGCGTGCGCGGCCATCGCCAGGATCGCCGGGAACGGCACCCGCACGCTGTCGGTCGTGCGCCAGTCGGAGATCGTGGCCATCCCCGTGCTCGGCCCGGGTACGGGCCCCGAGGAGCTGTGCGACCGGCTGCAGGGCGTGGTGGAGAGCCTGGCCGCCGAGGGCGTCAGGCTGGCCATGGGCATCAGCACCGTCTCGGCGGGCGCCGCGCAGATCCCGCAGGCCTACCAGGAGGCCAGGGCCGTGCTGGACTTCGTGCCGGAGGAGGGCGGCGTGGCCGCGCTGCCCAGGATCACGCCGTTCCAGTACCTGGCGCTCAAGGCCGACGACACCGCGCGCAACCTGGTAGACCCGCGCATCACGTCCTTGCTGTCGGAGGACCGGGCGCGCGGCGGCGTGCTGACGGCCACGATCAGGGCGTTCGCCGCCGCGGACCTGAACCTGCGGACCGCCGCCGAACGCCTCCAGATCCATCCGAACACCGCGCAGTACCGGATGCGCCGCATCCAGGAGCGCACCGGCCGCAGCCTGCGCTCGATCAACGACCTCGTGGAGTTGCTCGTCGCCATCGCGCTGCAGGATGCGCTCCCCACCAATGCCGGGCGGGAAAGACTGGCTGCCGCGACCAATGAGGGGCGTGGGAGATCGGACGTACGGTCGTTCCATGAACCTCGCTGACCGGCTCCACACCGCCGCTGCCCGGCTCGGCGGCAGAGCGGTTCTCACGCTGGACGAGGCGCGGCTGACCTACGGCACGCTCGACGAGCTGAGCGCCCGCCTGGCGGGTCTGCTGCGGGGCCGCGGGATCGGCCCCGGCGACCGGGTCGCCATCATGTTGCCGAACGTGCCGGAGTTCGGCGTCGTCTACTACGGGGTGCTGCGGGCCGGGGCGGTGGTGGTGCCGCTGGACCCGTTGCTGAAGCGCCGGGAGATCGCCGCGTACCTGGGCGACTGCGGGGCCAGGCTGCTGATCGCCTGGCACGCCTTCGCCGAGACGGCGGAGGCGGGCTCGGCGGGCACCGACTGCTTCTTCGTGGTGCCCGGCGAGTTCAGGCGGCTGCTGCGGGGCGTCGCGGCCGAGCACGAGATCGCCGACCTGGAGCACGACGACACCGCGGTGATCCACTACACCTCCGGCACCACGGGCCGGCCCAAGGGCATCGAGCTCACCCACGCGAACCTGGGCGGCAACGCCGCCACCGTGGCCCGCATGCACGCGCTGGGCGTGGACGACGTGGTGCTCGGCGCGCTGCCGCTCTACCACACCTTCGGCCAGACCTGCTCGCTCAACGCCACCGTGCACGCGGGCGCGCGGCTGACGCTGCTGGGCCGCTTCGACGCCGGCCGGGCGCTGGAGGTGATCAGGCGGGACGGGGTGACGGTCTTCCAGGGCGTGCCGACCATGTTCATCGCGCTGCTCGACCATCCCGGCGCCTCCGACATGTCGATGCTGCGGGTCTGCGCGTCGGGCGGGGCGGCGCTGCCACTGGACGTGCTGCGGGCCTACGAGGCCAGGTTCGGCTGCGAGATCGTCGAGGGGTACGGGCTCAGCGAGACCTCCCCCGTGGCCGCGACCAACCGGGGCGGCGTGCACCGCAGGCCGGGCTCGATCGGCTGGCCCATCAGGGGCGTGGAGATGAAGGTGCTCGGCGACGACGGCCGCGAGCTGCCCGCCGGCGAGATCGGCGAGATCGTGGTGCGCGGCCCCAACGTCATGAAGGGCTACTGGAACGACCCGGTGGCCACGGCCGAGGTGATCCGCGACGGCTGGTTCCACACCGGCGACCTCGGGCGCGTGGACGGCGACGGCTACTTCTTCCTGGTCGACCGCCGCCGCGACGTGATCATCCGCGGCGGCTACACCGTCTACCCGCGCGAGGTCGAGGAGGTGCTCTACGAGCACCCTGCGGTGCGGCAGGCGGCCGTGTTCGGCGTGCCGCACCCCGGGCTGGGCGAGGAGATCGAGGCCGTGGTGGCCCTGCGCGCCGAGGTGACCTGCGAGGAGTTACGCGACTTCGTCCGGGAGCGGGTGGCGGCGTACAAGTACCCCCGGCATGTGTCGTTCGTGGACGAGCTGCCGATGAGCCCGACCGGCAAGATCCTCAAGCGCGCGCTGCCCCGGCTCAGAGCCGGTACGTACGGGTGATCGCCACCAGGCCGCCGTCCTCGCGGGTGGCGGCCACGAGGCCCGGGGGCATCGGCGTGAAACCGGGCACGGCGGCGAACCCGTCCCGCTCGCCGATCGCCGTCATCCGCAGCTCGCCCTCCCCCATGACCCTTACGGTGATCTCCGCGCCGCCGGCCGGGATCCCCCGGAAGCGCACCTCGCCCGGCCAGGTGTTCGCGCGGACGCCGGTGACGGGCACGGTCACCGCCCGCATGCCGTCGGCCTTCGCGGTCACCTCGGCGATCGGCCGCTCGACGCGCAGGGTGAGCGAGCGAGCGCCCCTGCCCGCGCTGATCCGCAGCCGGTAGGTGCCGCCGTCCTTGCCCAGCACGCGGACCCGGGGCCCGTCCACGTCCACCGCCGGCGCGCGGCCGGTCCACAGGTCGCCGCGGGCGTAGCCGGGCGGCAGGGCGGCGGTGTCCTTGCCGGAGACGTACGTCCTGGTCCAGTCGGACGGGGCGAGGTCGGCGCTGACCCAGGCCGCCGTCCTGGTGCCGGCGTCCATCACGTACGCCAGGTGCGTCCGACTCGGATGGGCCGCGTCGAAGGCGTCCAGCGCCAGACCGGCGGGCACCAGCGCGACCGCGAGCGCCGCCGCGCCCAGCGGCACCCCGAACGCCACCGGCCTGCCGACCGGCCGCGCCGGCTCCGGCAGCCACAGCTCGGCCACCGGCAGCGCGGTCAGCGCGAACAGCGCCAGCGCCGCCGCGCTCACCCCGCCGAGCGCCAGCCCCATCCCGTCGAACGCCGTCAGCGCCAGCCCGGGCAGCAACGCCGCCGACCCGGACAGCCCGGCCGTCACCACGGCCACCCGCCCTGCCGCCGTACGAGGGCCGCCGTCGCGCGGCAGGAGCGCGGCCAGGCACCCCAGCGCGGCGAGCAGCGCAGGCAGCGCGAACATGAATGACGCCCCCGGCGCGACCTGCGCGCACACCACCCCCAGCACCGCCGGCCACACCAGCCCCCCGACGGCCAGCGCGGTGGGCCCCACCCTGCGCCGCAGCAGGAGGTACCACCCGAGCACCGCCACCCCGGCCAGCACCGCGACGGCCGCGCGGAACGCGCCGGGCCGGTGCAGCAGTCCGCCCATCCCGTAGTAGTCGGGCCGCAGCGCCACCAGCACCTCCCACATCCCCTGCGCGAGCACGGCGGCCAGCGCGACCGGCACCACCCCGGAGACCGCCCCGACGATCATCCGCACCGGCCCCGCCACCCGGCGGCGCCACGCCACCACGGCCAGCCCTGCCACCGCGGCCGGCGCCAGCCCGGCCAGCGGCCACACCAGCGCGTCCGGGTAGGTGATCATGACTCCGAAGAGCCGGAAGTAGGTGACGTCGTGCCCGGCGGCCAGCCCCGGCAGGTCGGCGCCGCCGAACGCGCGCGCCAAGGCCAGCATGTTCGAGCCGTGGTGCTGGAGGCTGCCCCGGTCGAGATGGGCGAGGGAGTCGTCGGCCGTGTGGTAGCGCGAGGACTCCTGGATGTAGGCGAAGTTCATGCCGGTGAACCCGGCCCCGGTCATCGGCGTGAAGTCGGTGTTGTTCGGCAGCAGCCGGTAGAGCTCGACCATCATGGAGTCGCCGCGCGGGTACGGCACGGCGCCGGCGAACGTCCCGA
The nucleotide sequence above comes from Nonomuraea gerenzanensis. Encoded proteins:
- a CDS encoding NAD-dependent epimerase/dehydratase family protein; translated protein: MRIVVIGGSGHIGTYLIPRLIGAGHEVVNVSRGKREPYTPHGAWQRVTTVVADREAEESDGTFGRRIAELGGDVVIDLICFKQDSARAIADALAGRVRQFLHCGTIWVHGPSGQVPTTEAAKRAPFGEYGIQKAAIEAHLLDRAQREGFPVTIIHPGHITGPGWVPVNPAGNVNPEVFQRLAEGSEVALPNLGMETVQHVHADDVARLFMDALASPSAAIGESFHSVATTALTLRGFAEAVAGWFGREARLTFLPWEEWKGTVSEFDAQLTYDHILHSPHCSMEKAERLLGHRPRYTSLEAVSEAVDWLVRAGTVKP
- a CDS encoding ABC transporter substrate-binding protein: MRVSAIGCAALLLLAVAACGGREAATGGGTGGTAAAGGQCAGQQTTGITDKSIKLGGIYPLSGPASAYGDIPKGIKAYFDYVNAEKGGIGGRKVEFVVRDDGYSPPKAVEEARRLVEQEQVFALFQTLGTPSTAATWDYTNQRKVPQVFVATGASIWGTDTAHPWTIGWQPNYISEARVYAAYLKKEKPEAKVAVLFQNDDFGKDLLGGFKRALEGTQVQVVAEQSYEVSDPSIDPQMRNLADSKADVFLNITTPKFGSQALAADAKNTKWNPLHIVNNVAASITVLKPVGFENVQGVVSATYYKDPNDPTWANDPEMQLYKQKMQQYAPGADVNVPYHTFGWAAASSFHKAMEAAACPTREGLRDSVRNLKGVKVDMLLPGVTLDTAQGDGFPIESMQLMTFKGERWELFGDVIDTRKEFGPLGG
- a CDS encoding branched-chain amino acid ABC transporter permease; amino-acid sequence: MSSATKVEVKPVPVRQRRKPDWKWAALGLLLAAALYAPFQLVPFHVFQLTMVLVYAVALLGLNLLVGHAGQISLGHGAFFAVGAYAAAILMDRWALPYPLTLPIAAAVAFLLGLALGVPAMRLRGLYLALVTLAIAIFLVPLLKRFEELTGGSMGLTLPKPAPPAWSGLAEDQWLYFLTLAVTVAAFLLAASLLRSRVGRALHAIRDNEAAAEVMGVRLSFYKTLAFAWSAMFAGAAGCVYTWVIGFVSPDSFTVNLSITLLAGLVVGGLGSLSGPVLGGLFVMFVPSISQDVNDAAPGVIFGLLIIAVMYVAPTGLAGLAGRLIKKIPRKE
- a CDS encoding branched-chain amino acid ABC transporter permease; amino-acid sequence: MAGFLQQVVEGLGAGAIYASLALALVLIYQFTGIVNFAQGELAMFSTYIAWQCVAAGMPFWLALVVTLVVSFAGGMLIERVIIRPVEGAPELTIVIVTVGLFIFVNAAAGWIWTFLIKDFPNPFPGGALEAVGISVSFSTLGVLGVVGLVMGLLYVLFQYTKIGLGMRAVATNPASARLVGIRVGRTLALGWGLAATVGAVSGVLVAPLLFLEPNMMGGVLIYAFAAATLGGFDSPLGAVVGGLVVGVAETLAGAYVGVIGSDLKVGVPLVIILGVLLLRPQGLFGRAAVERA
- a CDS encoding ABC transporter ATP-binding protein translates to MSADLVVEDLVAGYGDAEVLHGVRFTVKEGEVCAILGPNGAGKTTLLRALSGMVRTRGTITLGGVALTGRSPDAVARLGVAHVPEGRGTFMPLTVEENLRLGAYVRRGPSVDEDLERIHQYFPVLKKRLKQAAGSLSGGEQQMLALGRALMLRPRVLLLDEPSLGLAPLVTRELFRIVQTINEEERTTVVVVEQNAHLALGIAQQAHVLETGRIVLSGTAEEIQADEQVAQSYLGYRV
- a CDS encoding ABC transporter ATP-binding protein, with product MLEVHDLTVRFGGITALDGVGFGVAGGEMVGLIGPNGAGKTTLFNCLTRRYTPQSGTITYEGRDLVAVAPHAIVGLGIARTFQNLGLFPRLSVRDNVLVGAHHRGRAGFFSAGLRLPGVSREERELRAEADAVLERLGLTQVAAHPATGLPFGTLKRVELARALIVRPRLLLLDEPVNGLNAAEVEEFAGTLESIRAEYGLTVIVVEHHMGFVMGICERIVCLDFGRKIAEGPPEEVQRDPAVIEAYLGTAA
- a CDS encoding PucR family transcriptional regulator; translated protein: MSTGSSTVEAAVRAERTRILSGLLGDLQELADVAVMTMREEIPAYDAEGPAFHADVRDQVVKHYRAKLGVLLEDRTVTFEDISFTRRAAMRRARAGVALADYINAFRVGQQVFWEAVVERAGHGYAGREAALSLATPLMRYCDFASTHAANAYMEFQQYAAAEAVRETRDLLETLLAGCAPTRGREVAAAQAHGLGQDARTPLLVVTAVLAGPSAHPEDARHSACAAIARIAGNGTRTLSVVRQSEIVAIPVLGPGTGPEELCDRLQGVVESLAAEGVRLAMGISTVSAGAAQIPQAYQEARAVLDFVPEEGGVAALPRITPFQYLALKADDTARNLVDPRITSLLSEDRARGGVLTATIRAFAAADLNLRTAAERLQIHPNTAQYRMRRIQERTGRSLRSINDLVELLVAIALQDALPTNAGRERLAAATNEGRGRSDVRSFHEPR
- a CDS encoding long-chain-fatty-acid--CoA ligase — its product is MNLADRLHTAAARLGGRAVLTLDEARLTYGTLDELSARLAGLLRGRGIGPGDRVAIMLPNVPEFGVVYYGVLRAGAVVVPLDPLLKRREIAAYLGDCGARLLIAWHAFAETAEAGSAGTDCFFVVPGEFRRLLRGVAAEHEIADLEHDDTAVIHYTSGTTGRPKGIELTHANLGGNAATVARMHALGVDDVVLGALPLYHTFGQTCSLNATVHAGARLTLLGRFDAGRALEVIRRDGVTVFQGVPTMFIALLDHPGASDMSMLRVCASGGAALPLDVLRAYEARFGCEIVEGYGLSETSPVAATNRGGVHRRPGSIGWPIRGVEMKVLGDDGRELPAGEIGEIVVRGPNVMKGYWNDPVATAEVIRDGWFHTGDLGRVDGDGYFFLVDRRRDVIIRGGYTVYPREVEEVLYEHPAVRQAAVFGVPHPGLGEEIEAVVALRAEVTCEELRDFVRERVAAYKYPRHVSFVDELPMSPTGKILKRALPRLRAGTYG
- a CDS encoding M20/M25/M40 family metallo-hydrolase is translated as MIGKLFDVPRRVLAGACALLALAAVIVLTAMANSTMQPLPASAPAAEFSAGRALRHLEAFATRPRPIGSQASAQARDYLVGQLRAAGLEVQVQQAVGVNSSTGLAAFGQVDNIVATRRGTDPTGTVVIAAHYDSAAMGPGASDDAAAVAAMLETVRALGDAKLRNDLVFLMTDGEEDGVLGAEAFVREHPLGGKGGVLLNWEARGVSGPSLMFETSRDNAGLVGTFAGAVPYPRGDSMMVELYRLLPNNTDFTPMTGAGFTGMNFAYIQESSRYHTADDSLAHLDRGSLQHHGSNMLALARAFGGADLPGLAAGHDVTYFRLFGVMITYPDALVWPLAGLAPAAVAGLAVVAWRRRVAGPVRMIVGAVSGVVPVALAAVLAQGMWEVLVALRPDYYGMGGLLHRPGAFRAAVAVLAGVAVLGWYLLLRRRVGPTALAVGGLVWPAVLGVVCAQVAPGASFMFALPALLAALGCLAALLPRDGGPRTAAGRVAVVTAGLSGSAALLPGLALTAFDGMGLALGGVSAAALALFALTALPVAELWLPEPARPVGRPVAFGVPLGAAALAVALVPAGLALDAFDAAHPSRTHLAYVMDAGTRTAAWVSADLAPSDWTRTYVSGKDTAALPPGYARGDLWTGRAPAVDVDGPRVRVLGKDGGTYRLRISAGRGARSLTLRVERPIAEVTAKADGMRAVTVPVTGVRANTWPGEVRFRGIPAGGAEITVRVMGEGELRMTAIGERDGFAAVPGFTPMPPGLVAATREDGGLVAITRTYRL